A single Amia ocellicauda isolate fAmiCal2 chromosome 9, fAmiCal2.hap1, whole genome shotgun sequence DNA region contains:
- the LOC136758239 gene encoding torsin-1A, whose protein sequence is MRALHLTLLLSFLMSPVCIPAFEFMHFKINTDDINFLYSIIPHFLEDTWNTDWVTYDTAGLEADLEKKLFGQHVASKVILKAVTSLIKNPNRKKPLVLSLHGSAGTGKNFISQLIATNLYKIGMKSSFVHQFVTTLHFPHSSKVQTYMAQLQQWIQGNVTSRPQSMFIFDEMDKMHPVLIDSIKPFLDYYEYLNGVSYRQAIFIFLSNAGGEKINEVAWQFWKEGKERLSIQLEDLETSLSNELFSNKNSGFWHTSLIDKNLVDFFIPLLPLEHKHVQMCVLAEMEERNLKPDEKVVNDIVSNTTYFPKEENIFSVKGCKAIGAKIDYYTKEEVGNGG, encoded by the exons ATGAGAGCATTACATCTAACGTTGCTACTTTCCTTTTTAATGTCGCCTGTGTGTATTCCTGCATTCgaatttatgcattttaaaatcaatacagaTGATATTAATTTTTTATACTCTATAATACCACATTTCCTCGAAGATACCTGGAACACTGACTGGGTCACATATGATACAGCGG GTTTGGAGGCTGACCTTGAGAAGAAACTGTTTGGGCAGCATGTGGCTTCTAAGGTGATTCTTAAGGCAGTGACCAGCTTAATAAAAAACCCAAACCGTAAGAAGCCACTTGTCCTCTCTCTTCATGGGTCAGCAGGGACAGGCAAGAACTTCATCAGCCAACTAATAGCTACAAACCTCTACAAGATTGGCATGAAGAGCAGCTTTGTGCACCAGTTTGTGACAACTCTTCACTTTCCTCATTCCAGTAAAGTTCAGACCTATATG GCACAGCTTCAGCAGTGGATTCAAGGGAATGTGACCAGTCGCCCTCAATCTATGTTTATATTTGATGAAATGGATAAAATGCACCCTGTACTTATTGACAGCATAAAGCCATTCTTGGATTATTATGAGTATCTGAATGGTGTCTCCTATCGGCAGGCTATTTTCATCTTTCTAAG CAATGCAGGTGGAGAGAAAATCAATGAGGTGGCCTGGCAATTCTGGAAAGAAGGCAAAGAGAGACTAAGCATTCAACTGGAAGACCTGGAGACATCATTGTCCAATGAATTATTCAGTAACAAAAATA GTGGATTTTGGCACACCAGCCTCATTGATAAGAACCTGGTGGACTTCTTCATTCCCTTACTGCCTCTGGAGCATAAACATGTGCAGATGTGTGTATTAGCCGAGATGGAGGAACGCAACTTGAAGCCTGATGAGAAAGTGGTTAACGACATTGTCAGTAATACAACCTATTTCCCAAAGGAAGAGAACATTTTCTCTGTCAAAGGATGCAAAGCTATTGGTGCAAAAATAGATTATTATACCAAGGAAGAAGTGGGGAATGGGGGGTGA